The Dioscorea cayenensis subsp. rotundata cultivar TDr96_F1 chromosome 16, TDr96_F1_v2_PseudoChromosome.rev07_lg8_w22 25.fasta, whole genome shotgun sequence sequence tacaaatgtgaTAAATGTTATCAGAGATGTGCACACGTATACTGATGTAGAGTTTTTTTAACACATAAATATTTGGTATATTCagcattaatttttgttttagaattagagaactaaaatgaatatttaatttatcattaagGACTAATTGTGAAATTTAaccttttataattaattaattaattaattaatttttttttgagaagatTATAAATAGTTTGGAAGCGCACTAAGCTCGTCCAGTCCATGCTCCGCACGCGCCTCGCACGTGCCCTCTCTTCCTCTCCGCCATTCCCATCCTTGCTTCGCTCCTTCGCTTGctcgccgccgccgccgccgccaccgACGATGGTGACCCTCGTCGTCGCCACCACCGCCGACCCCGCTTCCATCGGCCCAGCCTCCGCCCTCCTCTCCATGCCCGGCTGGTCCCCTGGCCCCTCCCTCCCTGTACTCCATTCTCTCCTTCTCGATCCTCTTCTTCGTTGCCCTTAGCTTCGATTTTGATTCGTTTTCATGGTTTCAGGATGGGATTGAGAGCTACGTCAATGGCGACGTGCGGATGGTCAAGCATAGCAGCAGTATCGTTGCTGAAGATGACCTTGATCGCCGATGGGAGGCATTCGCTGGGGAGCCCGTTGCTGAGACTATCTTCCTCAGTCGCCACACTGCCGTCTCCTCCCGCCCTGCACTTACTGTTCACCCAATTGGTCTCtgatctttcttctttctttccattttttggTGGTGATTTTGGGGTGTTTGACGTTTGTTGATCGGTTGTGGGATTTGCAGGTGTACCGCATTTGAAGGACGGTGATGTATTGGTGGCCGGCGGGAAGCCTGGGTGGGCGGGGCTACCGAATCCGAGGATTGGGCCATGGCTTCGGTTGCTCAAGAAGATCGCTGAACGGCAGGGACTTGTCCCTGAGTTTGAGGTTTGATTTTGGCTTTTACAGTTCATATTTGGTATTTAGGTCATTTTTAaagttgtgtttggattgaatGAAAATGGAGGAAAATGAATTGAAATTAGAgagaaattgttttctttgtatttaATTGGATGAAGTCAATAAGATGGATGGAAAAGCGaaggaaatttttttgttgtagttcATATTTAGGTCATTGTTAAGGTTGTGCTTGGATTGAGTGAACTTGgtagaaaatgaaataaaattggaGAGGGATTGTCTTCTTTGTATTTAATTGGATGAAGTCAATAAGATGGATGGAAAAGTGaaggaaatttttttgttgtacttCATATTTAGGTCATTGTTAAGGTTGTGCTCGGATTGAGTGAATTTggtgaaaaatgaaataaaattggagaggaattgttttctttgtatttaATTGGATGAAGTCAATAAGATGGATGGAAAAGTgaaggaattttttttgttgtagttcATATTTAGGTCATTGTTAAGGTTGAGCTTGGATTGAGTGAATTTGGtggaaaatgaaataaaattggaGAGGAattctattctttgtatttaatTGGATGAAGTCAATAAGATGGATTGAAAAGTgaaggaattttttttgttgtagttcATATTTAGGTCATTGTTAAGGTTGTGCTCGGATTGAGTGAATTTGGtggaaaatgaaataaaattggaGAGGAATTGTTTTCTATGTATTTAATTGGATGAAGTTAATAAGATGGATTGAAAAGTgaaggaattttttttgttgtagttcATATTTAGGTCATTGTTAAGGTTGTGCTCAGATTGAGTGAATTTGGtggaaaatgaaataaaattggaGAGGAATTGTTTTCTATGTATTTAATTGGATGAAGTTAATAAGATGGATGAAAAAGTGAAGGAAAATTTCTTATAATTCATATTTAGGTCATTGTTAAGGTTGTGCTTCGATTGAGTGAAATTAGtggaaaatgaaataaaattggaGAGAAATTGTTTCCTTTgtgtttgattttaaattttatgaaggTAATAACATggataataaaaagtaaaggaaattttgttttactttgcATTTGTATCATTGAAGGTTGTAGATTGAGTGAAAATGGaggaaatttaaataaaatcagaGAGACCTTGTTTTGTGTTTAATTGGATGAAGGTGACCATAAGCAAGTTAAGGAAAAATTATcgattttaatttctttcattttactACAATCCAAACTCGGTGTAATGACTGTTTTGTTGCAAGTGATATTATTTGCCTCATGTTGGttattgattgatatacatgatttttttaaacagaataTGGCCTATTTTCCTGTTATTCGTTGGAACAAgtgctcatatttttcagttattattattgttttctttttgtaggtAACTCTAGAGGCAACTCATCATGGACCTGTGGTTAGCACGCCGACCATGTTTGTGGAGATTGGTATAGTTTTCCTTATGGTTTTGTTGctctataatttattaaatgatgACATTCAGTCTTTCTTCATTTGTATATAATGTAATTCCTATATTTATAATGCAATCATTCAAGGAGAGCGAAATAAATGTTGTAAAAACTCAACATTTGAATGGCTTGTTAAAACTATGCTGTGATCTTTTACAGTCCACATCTTTTTTTCTATCCTCTGATAATTGTTCTAGTGTTCTTTTGcatccttaaattttttttttttggtttttaattttttgttgccTTACACCATTAGTTTGCATtgttaacatttatttatttagatctTTCATTGTTCAACTTTCTACATCACATTGTGAACTGttcttttaactttttttcttctaattccTTGCCTATTTCACATCCACCGTGAGTGGAAAACTGTGTAGATTAAagttaaactttaatttattatttatttataaatcatgttATCAAATACCCTCATTTATCATGTTTCTTGAATTTAACTTAGATCTATTGTTTGCTAGATTTTGctggttttttaattatttactggAAAATTCCAATTTTCTTAAATTGTCTGTCCTATTTTATGTTAATATAGATGCTTGAATTGCCTTTGTAGGCAGCACCAAAGAATGTTGGGGAAGACAAGATGCAGCTCAAGCTATTGCTTTGGTGAGTGTTAGTGTTTTACCGCTTCGGGAACAGACTTCTCTTTGGGTGTCCCATCCTCTTATCATGCATTATAGAGCCAGTGTTGCTAGATTACTTGAACTTACAATTTTTTCCAATTTGAAACTTTGAATAATCAAATCATCCATTTTTGGTAATTCTTCTACTCATTGAGTGTTACCGCTAGACTTGAAGATGAAATTTCCATGCTTTTGTTTTTCCCAAACTCGTATGCTTTTTATTCATTCATCAGAGAACTAAACTTTTTCACATTTGCAGTTATTGTGGGAAGGGCTAGGACTTGGAGGAGGTGATGGTGTTGGAAATTGGCACAGGTTGTGAAAGCATTTTATAAACTCAAAACCCTTCTATGCAACCTGCTTAAACTTAATGGCAATGTAGCTATGTTAGGGCAAAATAAACTCATCACAGAAATCATCAGATAAAACTTGTCTGTTAGAATCAGAACCTTTTTAAGGCCTAGATACACGTTTAGACTTTGGCATTTGTCTTTTGACATGAAACAACTTTCGTATAATTGATACTTATGGTGAGAATGTAATGAACTTATACTAAGGTTCCTGCCTTTTGAGGTAACAGCAACTTATCTGGGTTTAATATGCAGGAACAATGATAATCAAAAGGTTCTTCTTGGACTTGGAGGTGGTCACTACGTACCTCGTCACATGGATATTATTCTGTAAGTAATATTGATTTCCTACATTCTCTAAGTATGTATAGAATTAGTTATTTGtttctaattatataaattCCAGATTAGAAGTCATTAGATGTTATAAGAAAAGTGAATACTATGTTATTGTGCTATTATAGTCAATTCCACTATTTATTTTACCAAACATTTAGTATTGTTTGTGTTGCCAAAACTGTTCTGGGTAAAATTGTTACATGCAATATGGACTGAAGAGACCATGATACCTAGTTAAATCGTATGAATGCCCTTTGGTGTAGGATTAGGAAGTGATACCAAATTGTCATTAGTTTTATGGTAAATGATATCATGTGTCAACATTTAGATTAGCTAGCGAATTTAGGATTCAGAATTTCAAGAGAAGGCTTGTTGCGTATGTACGTCCgtaatattattttcttcatgCGATCATGCGATCAGACAAAGATATcaaatttccttttatttttccttgaatttttctTGATTAAATCATGCCCGAATCCATGTGATCTACCACTATGACTTTTACATTGCCTATCAAGAAAAGGAGAGTATACATGATATTCTATCATAGACAGTGTTCTCACTCCTTTTTCTATTGGAAACAAATGCAGGAAGGACGGTGCATGGGTCGGGCACTTACTATCTGGGTATTCATTGCCGATGGATGACCCGAACCAAAAGAAAGAACAGAATAAAGAGAAAGGAGTTGGCGGAACATGGAAACAAGCAATCAAAGTTTCTTATGAGGCTACTCAGCAAGCTTTTCCAGGGGGAGTAATTTTGGCACATCTAGATCACAAGTATGTTTGTCTCTCCTCCATACAATCTATAATTTCATTAGAGTTGTTAGTGATACCTTTGAATTTAAGAGGAAGACCTCTTAAAAGTTTCTTTGGTGAGCATTATTATATTCACCAATTTATAAAAGTGATCTACTAATAGAGCTAAGAGAAAGTAGTTGTTGCAAAACCAAGCACATATGTTTGTATTCATAGTTGCTGACTGCACTGATGTGGGTGGGATTATCAGTTAATCTTTTACACACAGTACATAATCCCAATTCAACTCAAAAAGTTTTGGACTTTGACCGATACTAACTTAATTGATGTGGGACTATTTGTTACTCTAATATGAAAGATAAGTCTTTTGCGATCATTTCTCGGCATGCTTGATAATGGAACTAATTAATTCAGTGATTGTTTCTGTGTTTGTGCAGGAGTTTTAAAAGTTGGCAGAAGAATGCCATCACAAGTTTTCTAGCAGAGCAAAATATTCAAGTCGGGAAGCCTTCCGACTTCTTTTAACATGACCACGTTACTTCTCTCGTCTGAATTACTATAGCTTCtgctattattttcattcatgaaAGTCTATTCATGAATTATCATATATGTTCGATTGCACGATCGGTTTATACAGAGTAAATGTATCCTGGAAGAAATTTAACAGCatttggttgaattttttgaagaagaaaaggtgaagaaattgaagctctgTTATAACCAAAGGATTGGGGGATTGCTATGGCAGGAACTTTCTGTGAATTGTGACATGGAAACACTTGTAAGAAGATTAATGCACtaaataaacacaagaacatCATTACTCTTGGCTATTTACCAGATCAGAATACTTTCACTGAACACAACTACATTGCAAAGCTTAGGGGTCTAATCGATAGAGTTTGAGCTGAGCAGAATGTTGCTCGATATTAAACTCAGTTAAAAACTCGCTCCTTGATACTCGGTTTGAATTCGattgagttttgtttttgtaactcGAGCTCGGCACGATACATAAATCGCGCGACTTAAATTTGCTCGACGAAGCTCGATAAAGACTAATAATAAACTcgaattaatcatatatatttttacgcTCGagctcaattatatatataaaacaaattaatatataatatatacacacaaaaataaCTATTCAATTAAGCTTGCGGGCATTTGAGTCAAGTATTAAAATGTTCGAGCTCAACTCGGTCATACGCTAGTTGAGTTCGAGCTTTTTCCGAATCGAACTCAAATACCTTGCAAGAAgtagtgtatcatttacacTCCTAGCAAAAGGTGCAATATGAAAATGAATGTAGATAACCTCAAAAACACTCGACTCCTGTTAAAGCAAAATGATCAAATCTTGGAGCTAAGTCTAAATTACAAGTCAAGTACTAGTAAGTCTGAGTTAGTGAGACACACTCTAATTCAAGGAATGttaccaaaaataaatttatgatcgTTCACTGCTTTTTTGCAGCCCTAACTCAGTCAAGAAttagcttgaatttttttagtatacTATTATTAAGCATAGCCTTGACTTCATGAACTCCTTCTCCCGGTGTGGTAAAAATGCAAATATTATCATTGATTCTGTTCAAGACACTGAAAGCTTGTTATGGTGTTACCATAGATAGATCGATCTCTCATACTGAGTATATCCCCATGAGCCGCCTTCatctatttattattcttttaaaaaaatgtgaaaacttATTGTGGGTTCTATgatattatacaaattaatttatataatatcacTTATTTTATTGCAAAAATCTATTGTCTAGcctcttaaatttttatttaaaaattagtatatataacctaaaaaatatagttttagggaaaaaaactatgtataatattttttaggccctcgattttttataaattaggttatattataacaaattttatgtttttttttctctcggcTAGGGTAGCATCTGTTTGTTACTTGTGCTatgtgtttgttgtttgttgtttgttttttttttctttttcttttttgatgtaTTCTCCATGCCTAGTgaatgatttgttttatttttctttgggtTGTACCATGATAGGAACGTGAGTGTGCGTGCtaatcatataataaagtgCTTAAAAGTGGGTATCAGTCCACAAGGAAGATCGAGAGTACTAGTATTAGTCCTAATCCCGAAAATTAGCCTAAATAAAAGTAGTGATGTGTGCGAGCAAACTAAGAAACGAAagtgaagaaaacaagaataaagaaataAGAGTAGCTGAGAAACCAGAGAGAAAAGGGATGTCCCGGCATAGTATCCCTATAGGATTTGTTAAGTTCAGGACAAATATTGTATAAGTATGTAAttctatttgaactgagagaaatcaaaaaagccatgaaaaccccccttcattaatggagggcaagcatccaaACAATAAGACGCAATGAGAAtaaaagaagacatgaaaaccccttttTCAATTGTGCTGAGAGATGATTGCCGAAGAATGCCCTAGGACGTTCCATGAATGCCGCCAAACTAACCTTGATGGCTAAAATCCTTTTTCGCCAAGATAGATGGGCTAAATCTACCTCTAGAATTGCCTCCAAAGCACTAGAGATTCACCCTTTTTCTTCCCCTTAAGCCCACCTTCcaatagaacaaaagatgctCCAGAAACCCATGTTAGGAATACTTGTACTACACCACTTGCGAGTTGCTTATGGGCATAAGAATGCGGCCGTAAGAAGCTGGGGATGATGGTCCGCTATCCTTATGGGATCAGTTACGGGCATAAGTCCTATCTGTAAGATCTTCTGTCTAGTGTTACGTCTTAGTTACGGTGATAAACTCTATAatcgtaaactcctctggatagtCCTTAGGGTCTATCTTACGGGCGTAAATCCTACCCGTAAGATCCTCTGGTCTATTTTTATGCTCCTTTTTATGGGCATAATCATACTCACAAGGTTATCTGGAAAAGACTTACGGTTATAAGTAAGTATGTCCTGGCTTCATGAATAATGCCAAGAAAGCTTCATCTTCGTCGTTTTGGCTCTAGAATGCTTTTTTTGGATTTCTCTCATTCTTAAGCACTATCCCAAGCCTGAGAAGGgaaaatacaccatgtttaacatcgaATTCTAAAATATAACTCTAATACATACCTAATGAGTgtaataaatgatataaaataataaacaatcatACACTCATCTTATTGTCTTTGTGTCAGTCTATATTATGTTATTCTTTTATTgtatgtggtttatttattttttctaataaaataagaataaaattaaaaaatattaaagataaatatCTATAATTATGGACTTTATACGACAAGATGGGTCATTAGGAGCACTCTTATGGGagccaaaacataaaaatattatttagtggGGTAAATATCTTGATTGGGTATTGTAATATGGTCAATTTTCACTTTGAgaatcaaacttcaatttgtatagTTTTTGTTAtccaattttaatttggtttcaccGAGATGTTACCAAGAGATTTCCAGGAGGAATTTGATGATGTGCCATATTGCCTCATTAACAGCAATTTGTCATGTAATCTATTGACCCTTACATGCCACATTATCAACGATGTCCACATGGTCACTTATTATGCAAATCAACAATGTTCAGGCATACATAATAGGTGGTCACATGGACATTTTTTATAATGTGGCATGTGAATGGCAATCGATGACAAGCCGAATTGCTGCGGACAAGGCAATTCCAGCAACCACTTCATCAAATCCCTCCTAAAAACTCCTTGGTACTCTCTTGGTGAAACCAAA is a genomic window containing:
- the LOC120279669 gene encoding D-aminoacyl-tRNA deacylase; the protein is MLRTRLARALSSSPPFPSLLRSFACSPPPPPPPTMVTLVVATTADPASIGPASALLSMPGWSPGPSLPDGIESYVNGDVRMVKHSSSIVAEDDLDRRWEAFAGEPVAETIFLSRHTAVSSRPALTVHPIGVPHLKDGDVLVAGGKPGWAGLPNPRIGPWLRLLKKIAERQGLVPEFEVTLEATHHGPVVSTPTMFVEIGSTKECWGRQDAAQAIALLLWEGLGLGGGDGVGNWHRNNDNQKVLLGLGGGHYVPRHMDIILKDGAWVGHLLSGYSLPMDDPNQKKEQNKEKGVGGTWKQAIKVSYEATQQAFPGGVILAHLDHKSFKSWQKNAITSFLAEQNIQVGKPSDFF